CCTATTGGCAGAAAGCCTACCTGGGCGCCAAGCGCGTGTTGCAGCCGGAGCATCTGGCGCGTAATCCCTGACGATTAAGAAGATCGACTCTGCTGGAGAGGCTCTTGTGGCGAGGGAGCTTGCTCCCGCTCGGTTGCGCAGCAACCGCTAAAAGCTTGGGGCTGCTACGCAGCCCAGCGGGAGCAAGCTCCCTCGCCACGGTTCGGTTCCGGTTCTTAGTTCTTCGAAACCCGCCAGACCTTGTTCCCGACGTCATCCGCCACCAACACCCCGCCCTGTTTATCAATCACCACGCCCACCGGCCGGCCCTGGGCTTTTTCGTCTGCGTTGAGAAAACCTGTCAGCACATCCACCGGTGGTCCCACCGGTTTACCTGCGCTAAACGGGACGAAGATCACTTTATAACCACTGTGGGGCTTGCGGTTCCAGGAGCCGTGCTGCCCGACGAAGGCCCCTTCGGTGAAGGGCGCGGGCAAGGTGCTGCCTTCGGCGAAGGCCAGGCCCAATGACGCCGTGTGGGGGCCGACGGCATAGTCGGGGGCGATAGCCTTGGCCACCCGCTCGGGGTTTTGTGGTTCGACCCGGATGTCCACGTTCTGCCCGTAATAACTGTAGGGCCAACCGTAGAAACCGCCATCCTTCACCGAGGTGATGTAGTCCGGCACCAGGTCACTGCCAATCTCGTCCCGTTCGTTTACCGCGGTCCACAACGCGCCACTGCGGGGCTCCCATGCGAGGCCGTTGGGGTTGCGCAAGCCCGAGGCGAAAATGCGATGAGCGCCGGTGGCCCGGTCCACCTCCCAGATCGCCGCGCGGCCTTCTTCCGCCTCCATGCCATTTTCCGCAACGTTGCTGTTCGAGCCCGTGGTGACGTACAGCTTGCTGCCGTCCCGGCTGGCGATCACGTTCTTGGTCCAGTGGTGGTTGAGCGTGCCGCCCGGCAAATCGACCACTTTGGTCGGCTGTGCCGTGATCTTCGTGTCGCCTTCCTTATAAGGGAAGCGAATCAACCGATCGGTATCGGCCACGTA
This genomic interval from Pseudomonas alvandae contains the following:
- a CDS encoding PQQ-dependent sugar dehydrogenase, which translates into the protein MLKPSHLLIVALATGLVACGESSTLQVSDGIGPSPKLPEPNKTLIPTVNIAEAVGWPDGAKPTPAQGLKVVAFAEGLDHPRWLYVLPNGDVLVAETNAPPKPDDAKGIRGWVMKKVMGRAGAGVPSPNRITLLRDANHDGVAETRMIFLENLNSPFGMTLVGNELYVADTDRLIRFPYKEGDTKITAQPTKVVDLPGGTLNHHWTKNVIASRDGSKLYVTTGSNSNVAENGMEAEEGRAAIWEVDRATGAHRIFASGLRNPNGLAWEPRSGALWTAVNERDEIGSDLVPDYITSVKDGGFYGWPYSYYGQNVDIRVEPQNPERVAKAIAPDYAVGPHTASLGLAFAEGSTLPAPFTEGAFVGQHGSWNRKPHSGYKVIFVPFSAGKPVGPPVDVLTGFLNADEKAQGRPVGVVIDKQGGVLVADDVGNKVWRVSKN